A genomic stretch from Dama dama isolate Ldn47 chromosome 10, ASM3311817v1, whole genome shotgun sequence includes:
- the PSPH gene encoding phosphoserine phosphatase isoform X3: MVSHSELKNLFCSADAVCFDVDSTVIQEEGIDELAKFCGVEDAVSEMTRRAMGGAVPFKAALTERLALIQPSREQVQRLLAEHPPHLTPGIRELVSRLQERNVQVFLISGGFRSIVEHVASKLNIPSTNVFANRLKFYFNGEYAGFDETQPTAESGGKGKVIKFLKEKFHFKKIIMVGDGATDMEACPPADAFIGFGGNVIRQQVKDNAEWYITDFIELLGALEE; encoded by the exons ATGGTCTCCCATTCAGAGTTGAAGAATCTTTTCTGTTCAGCTGATGCAGTGTGCTTTGATGTTGATAGCACTGTCATCCAGGAAGAAGGGATTGACGAGCTGGCCAAGTTCTGTGGGGTTGAGGATGCCGTGTCAGAAAT GACACGGCGAGCCATGGGCGGGGCAGTGCCTTTCAAGGCTGCCCTCACAGAGCGCTTAGCTCTGATCCAGCCCTCTAGGGAACAGGTGCAGAGGCTCCTAGCAGAGCACCCCCCTCACCTGACCCCCGGCATAAG ggagCTAGTAAGTCGCCTACAAGAACGAAATGTTCAGGTTTTCCTGATATCTGGGGGCTTTAGGAGCATTGTGGAGCATGTTGcttcaaagctcaacattccatCAACCAATGTATTTGCCAATAGGCTAAAGTTCTACTTTAATG GTGAATATGCAGGTTTTGATGAGACGCAACCAACAGCTGAATCTGGTGGGAAAGGAaaagttattaaatttttaaaggaaaaatttcatTTCAAGAAGATCATCATGGTTGGAGATGGAGCCACAGACATGGAAGCCTGTCCTCCTGCT gATGCTTTCATTGGATTTGGAGGAAATGTGATCAGGCAGCAAGTAAAGGATAACGCGGAATGGTACATCACTGATTTTATAGAGCTTCTGGGAGCACTGGAAGAATAA
- the PSPH gene encoding phosphoserine phosphatase isoform X2, producing the protein MTGKKWEEKTVVSWESSTEETRKILPKMVSHSELKNLFCSADAVCFDVDSTVIQEEGIDELAKFCGVEDAVSEMTRRAMGGAVPFKAALTERLALIQPSREQVQRLLAEHPPHLTPGIRELVSRLQERNVQVFLISGGFRSIVEHVASKLNIPSTNVFANRLKFYFNGEYAGFDETQPTAESGGKGKVIKFLKEKFHFKKIIMVGDGATDMEACPPADAFIGFGGNVIRQQVKDNAEWYITDFIELLGALEE; encoded by the exons gaGGAAAATTCTTCCAAAGATGGTCTCCCATTCAGAGTTGAAGAATCTTTTCTGTTCAGCTGATGCAGTGTGCTTTGATGTTGATAGCACTGTCATCCAGGAAGAAGGGATTGACGAGCTGGCCAAGTTCTGTGGGGTTGAGGATGCCGTGTCAGAAAT GACACGGCGAGCCATGGGCGGGGCAGTGCCTTTCAAGGCTGCCCTCACAGAGCGCTTAGCTCTGATCCAGCCCTCTAGGGAACAGGTGCAGAGGCTCCTAGCAGAGCACCCCCCTCACCTGACCCCCGGCATAAG ggagCTAGTAAGTCGCCTACAAGAACGAAATGTTCAGGTTTTCCTGATATCTGGGGGCTTTAGGAGCATTGTGGAGCATGTTGcttcaaagctcaacattccatCAACCAATGTATTTGCCAATAGGCTAAAGTTCTACTTTAATG GTGAATATGCAGGTTTTGATGAGACGCAACCAACAGCTGAATCTGGTGGGAAAGGAaaagttattaaatttttaaaggaaaaatttcatTTCAAGAAGATCATCATGGTTGGAGATGGAGCCACAGACATGGAAGCCTGTCCTCCTGCT gATGCTTTCATTGGATTTGGAGGAAATGTGATCAGGCAGCAAGTAAAGGATAACGCGGAATGGTACATCACTGATTTTATAGAGCTTCTGGGAGCACTGGAAGAATAA
- the PSPH gene encoding phosphoserine phosphatase isoform X1 produces MTGERKGKKWEEKTVVSWESSTEETRKILPKMVSHSELKNLFCSADAVCFDVDSTVIQEEGIDELAKFCGVEDAVSEMTRRAMGGAVPFKAALTERLALIQPSREQVQRLLAEHPPHLTPGIRELVSRLQERNVQVFLISGGFRSIVEHVASKLNIPSTNVFANRLKFYFNGEYAGFDETQPTAESGGKGKVIKFLKEKFHFKKIIMVGDGATDMEACPPADAFIGFGGNVIRQQVKDNAEWYITDFIELLGALEE; encoded by the exons gaGGAAAATTCTTCCAAAGATGGTCTCCCATTCAGAGTTGAAGAATCTTTTCTGTTCAGCTGATGCAGTGTGCTTTGATGTTGATAGCACTGTCATCCAGGAAGAAGGGATTGACGAGCTGGCCAAGTTCTGTGGGGTTGAGGATGCCGTGTCAGAAAT GACACGGCGAGCCATGGGCGGGGCAGTGCCTTTCAAGGCTGCCCTCACAGAGCGCTTAGCTCTGATCCAGCCCTCTAGGGAACAGGTGCAGAGGCTCCTAGCAGAGCACCCCCCTCACCTGACCCCCGGCATAAG ggagCTAGTAAGTCGCCTACAAGAACGAAATGTTCAGGTTTTCCTGATATCTGGGGGCTTTAGGAGCATTGTGGAGCATGTTGcttcaaagctcaacattccatCAACCAATGTATTTGCCAATAGGCTAAAGTTCTACTTTAATG GTGAATATGCAGGTTTTGATGAGACGCAACCAACAGCTGAATCTGGTGGGAAAGGAaaagttattaaatttttaaaggaaaaatttcatTTCAAGAAGATCATCATGGTTGGAGATGGAGCCACAGACATGGAAGCCTGTCCTCCTGCT gATGCTTTCATTGGATTTGGAGGAAATGTGATCAGGCAGCAAGTAAAGGATAACGCGGAATGGTACATCACTGATTTTATAGAGCTTCTGGGAGCACTGGAAGAATAA